The following proteins are co-located in the Marinomonas profundi genome:
- a CDS encoding sulfotransferase family protein, with amino-acid sequence MGAKLELLREMAEQREYQALQQACADSLLLGDDSAVMILLMLAYANTGESDRALSLLNVFHQEVDLACLSPSERLDLGSLCSALALYEDAESLFDALLEQSFCLGAVLGTVWAKKGYCRLIQGDELGAERAFLCALDCPSRPLEVVINLCIMHLARCSDTTLAELSVASSIETVQQYLTYAEQDHIMASDGQSVECFSSEYRLGLRDQLDSIRLECWVRQGALAFAESWLKETLEDAPRYLHGVVCYAQYLVDDDRAAVAEAVLLQALKKYPNSESLYQEQAQWGRENGQNVSLHPVVNKVLSARVRARFSDAFVRSRHVVSSHSDCPPEISGFCPVFILGLPFSGVSLLEEGLLATGQVGSLGVSSAIPLLIEGINLKQRDLGTLRAYPDNLDVLTAEQIRHFALGIQSVYQAKQSKYHFILDKNPDNIHHVGLIKWLFPQAKFISMSRNSHEWLASKQVEQWLNHLGVASAQDKAEWLGVQFAGYKALLSHWQRLFPDDILQVSFHQLTQTPAETLQTVGDFVDIGQTDDACLADYYESVRSVRSVRSVSSARLSEQKKPSRRGKANSITALLVAFNQAAMTKQTMTKQTIAKQTIAKQTAAEASDMVTLPKAGMLSEAYRLYAAGGDAQGRLESYRDAEYQCKVLLHHLPDFAPAQYLLGELYLVNGLLELGIAAIEKAIALAPWKSRRWGRNLAQAYQRLSVQKETL; translated from the coding sequence ATGGGCGCTAAATTAGAGTTGCTTCGTGAGATGGCTGAGCAGAGAGAATATCAGGCGCTGCAACAGGCCTGTGCCGATTCTCTGTTGCTGGGCGATGACTCTGCTGTGATGATTTTGCTGATGCTGGCGTATGCCAACACTGGTGAGTCAGACAGAGCCTTGTCTTTGCTTAATGTGTTTCATCAAGAGGTTGATCTGGCGTGCTTGTCGCCATCTGAACGTTTGGATTTGGGCTCTTTGTGTTCTGCTTTGGCCTTGTATGAAGACGCTGAAAGTCTGTTTGATGCATTGCTTGAACAGTCTTTTTGCTTGGGTGCTGTGTTGGGCACTGTGTGGGCAAAAAAAGGCTATTGCCGATTGATCCAAGGGGATGAGCTGGGTGCGGAACGCGCATTTTTATGTGCGTTAGACTGCCCATCAAGGCCGCTTGAGGTGGTGATCAATTTGTGCATTATGCACTTGGCAAGATGCTCGGATACGACGTTGGCTGAGTTGTCTGTTGCGTCGAGTATTGAAACGGTTCAGCAGTATTTAACGTACGCTGAACAAGATCATATTATGGCGTCTGATGGACAGAGTGTTGAGTGTTTCTCTTCTGAGTATCGGTTGGGGTTGCGCGACCAGCTGGATTCGATTCGTTTAGAGTGCTGGGTAAGGCAAGGCGCGTTGGCATTTGCCGAATCTTGGTTGAAAGAGACGCTTGAAGATGCACCACGCTATTTACATGGCGTGGTTTGTTATGCGCAATACCTTGTGGATGATGATCGCGCGGCTGTCGCTGAGGCGGTTTTATTGCAAGCGTTAAAAAAGTATCCAAACAGCGAATCACTCTATCAAGAACAGGCGCAATGGGGCCGCGAAAATGGCCAGAATGTTTCACTTCACCCTGTGGTAAATAAGGTATTGAGCGCTCGAGTACGGGCAAGATTCAGTGATGCCTTTGTTCGATCGCGCCATGTTGTGTCATCCCACTCTGATTGCCCGCCAGAAATATCCGGCTTTTGTCCTGTCTTTATACTTGGTTTGCCTTTTTCTGGTGTTTCTCTGTTGGAAGAGGGCTTGCTGGCAACGGGGCAGGTCGGGTCGTTAGGCGTGTCTTCGGCGATCCCGCTGTTGATTGAAGGCATTAACTTAAAACAGCGCGATTTAGGAACGTTAAGAGCGTATCCGGATAATCTTGATGTATTAACGGCAGAGCAAATTCGCCATTTTGCGCTTGGTATTCAGTCTGTTTATCAGGCTAAGCAATCTAAATACCACTTTATTTTAGATAAAAACCCAGACAATATTCATCATGTCGGTTTGATTAAGTGGTTGTTCCCGCAAGCGAAATTTATTTCAATGAGCCGTAATTCACACGAGTGGCTCGCGTCGAAGCAAGTTGAGCAATGGCTTAATCACCTAGGAGTAGCGTCCGCGCAGGATAAGGCGGAGTGGCTTGGTGTTCAGTTTGCAGGCTATAAAGCCTTGTTGTCACATTGGCAACGCCTTTTCCCCGACGATATATTGCAGGTGTCGTTTCATCAATTAACTCAAACACCGGCTGAAACCCTGCAAACGGTAGGCGATTTTGTTGATATAGGGCAAACTGACGACGCCTGTTTGGCGGACTATTACGAGTCTGTTCGGTCTGTTCGGTCTGTTCGGTCTGTTTCTAGTGCTCGTCTGTCCGAGCAAAAAAAGCCCTCGCGTAGGGGGAAGGCGAACAGCATAACCGCTTTGTTGGTGGCGTTTAATCAGGCTGCTATGACCAAACAAACTATGACCAAACAAACCATAGCCAAACAAACCATAGCCAAACAAACCGCCGCAGAGGCAAGTGATATGGTGACCTTGCCGAAAGCGGGAATGCTGTCTGAAGCCTATCGGTTGTATGCGGCTGGTGGTGATGCCCAAGGCCGTCTTGAAAGCTATCGCGATGCGGAATACCAATGTAAGGTACTCTTGCATCATTTACCTGATTTTGCCCCAGCGCAGTATTTGCTTGGTGAATTGTATTTGGTCAATGGTTTGCTTGAGTTGGGTATTGCTGCGATTGAGAAGGCGATTGCGTTGGCGCCTTGGAAGTCACGGCGCTGGGGGCGTAATTTAGCGCAAGCGTACCAGCGTTTATCGGTTCAAAAGGAAACCCTATGA
- a CDS encoding TolC family protein — protein MRHYSIVFLVALSVMLSSMTFASAALSTLSLSSVSLSTVSLSQKGGEVDLPTALMSMLQRHPALMGKQAQIESKDSLLKSAKAEKLPSLDVSYGEDRDGNQEGAFIVKQPLWAFGRIDTGIDYADIDLSAETIDKLRLTRELLEDTAIAYANVVGVQDQLLIIEDNIAQHQAFLEQIQRRQEGRLASQTDTQLAASRLTQAKVQQIQMQGDLRDALMSLQTLAQLPMTSVSPIFPAMYDGLPDDDTIEQQVLKQSAEVQYKEQLVSLAIQDVYQKRASFMPTLYLKFSHEYSDNATYPDDSRLSLVMEGGLEGLGMITRYQEQSAHSQLRAAQRDVEVTQFELTNRLNSLLLNRKIQQSLIDIHQSSIEQLSSTLASYQRQYKSGRKEWLDVLNIQREITEQKIAQAKAENSLLVNLLSLAALTGGLDIESTRR, from the coding sequence ATGAGGCATTATAGTATTGTATTCTTGGTGGCCCTAAGCGTTATGCTTTCCTCAATGACTTTTGCCTCGGCGGCTTTGTCTACCCTGTCATTGTCTAGCGTGTCATTGTCCACTGTGTCTTTGAGTCAAAAAGGGGGCGAAGTGGATTTGCCGACGGCGCTGATGTCGATGTTGCAGCGCCATCCTGCGTTAATGGGGAAGCAAGCACAAATTGAATCGAAGGATTCTCTGTTGAAAAGTGCCAAGGCAGAGAAGTTGCCTAGCTTAGATGTATCTTATGGCGAAGACAGAGACGGCAACCAAGAAGGGGCGTTTATCGTTAAGCAGCCTTTGTGGGCGTTTGGTCGTATTGATACCGGCATTGATTATGCTGATATTGATCTATCCGCGGAGACCATCGACAAGTTGCGATTGACGCGTGAATTGTTAGAAGACACCGCCATTGCTTATGCGAATGTCGTTGGTGTGCAAGATCAGTTGCTGATTATTGAAGACAATATTGCGCAGCATCAAGCGTTTTTAGAGCAAATACAACGGCGTCAAGAGGGCCGTTTAGCGTCGCAAACCGATACCCAGTTAGCGGCGTCACGTTTAACGCAGGCTAAAGTTCAGCAGATTCAGATGCAGGGCGATTTACGTGATGCGCTCATGTCGTTACAAACGCTTGCACAGTTGCCAATGACGTCGGTGTCGCCTATTTTTCCTGCCATGTATGACGGTTTGCCAGACGATGACACGATAGAGCAACAGGTGCTAAAGCAAAGCGCTGAGGTGCAATACAAGGAGCAGTTGGTCAGTTTGGCGATCCAAGATGTTTACCAAAAACGCGCTAGCTTTATGCCGACCTTGTATTTAAAGTTTTCTCATGAATACAGTGACAATGCGACCTATCCGGACGATTCTCGGCTCAGTTTAGTGATGGAAGGCGGACTGGAGGGGCTTGGCATGATTACGCGATATCAAGAGCAATCCGCCCATTCTCAGCTCAGAGCAGCACAGCGGGACGTTGAGGTAACGCAATTTGAATTAACCAATCGTTTAAACAGCCTGTTGTTAAATCGTAAAATACAGCAGTCTTTGATCGACATTCATCAATCCTCTATTGAGCAGTTGAGTTCGACCTTGGCGTCTTATCAAAGACAATACAAAAGCGGCCGTAAAGAGTGGCTGGATGTGTTGAACATACAGCGAGAGATTACCGAACAGAAAATAGCGCAAGCCAAAGCTGAAAACAGTTTGTTGGTGAATTTATTAAGTTTGGCGGCATTGACTGGCGGTCTCGATATTGAGTCGACTCGACGCTAA
- a CDS encoding thymidylate synthase, with product MKQYLDLCHRIINQGEWVNNERTGKRCLTVINADLTYDVSKGEFPLVTTRKSYWKSAIAEIIGYLRGYDNAADFRALGTKTWDANANQNDVWLNNPYRKGEDDMGLCYGAIGRHFPKPDGGHIDLLKQIIDNLSRGVDNRGEILTFYHPGAFHMACLRPCMYSHHFSLLGDTLYLNSTQRSCDVPLGLNFNMVQVYVLLAIVAQITGKKPGQAFHKIVNAHIYEDQLELMRDVQLKREPYPLPTLKINPEIKSLKDIETWVTMDDFEIEGYQFHEPIAYPFSV from the coding sequence ATGAAACAATACTTAGACCTTTGCCACCGCATCATCAACCAAGGCGAATGGGTCAACAACGAGCGCACTGGCAAACGTTGCCTTACCGTCATTAATGCGGACCTAACTTACGACGTCAGCAAAGGCGAGTTTCCGCTTGTTACCACCCGAAAAAGCTACTGGAAATCGGCCATTGCCGAAATCATCGGCTATTTAAGAGGTTACGATAACGCCGCGGATTTCCGAGCGCTTGGCACCAAAACATGGGACGCCAACGCCAACCAAAACGACGTCTGGCTCAACAACCCTTATCGTAAAGGCGAAGATGACATGGGGCTTTGTTACGGCGCGATTGGCCGTCACTTCCCCAAACCAGACGGCGGTCATATCGATCTATTAAAGCAAATTATTGATAATCTAAGCCGTGGTGTGGATAACCGTGGGGAAATCCTCACTTTTTATCACCCAGGCGCCTTTCACATGGCGTGTCTTCGCCCTTGCATGTACAGCCATCATTTCTCGTTGCTTGGCGATACACTGTATTTAAACAGCACCCAACGTAGCTGCGATGTGCCGCTTGGGCTTAACTTCAACATGGTGCAAGTCTATGTGTTGCTTGCCATCGTCGCGCAAATTACCGGCAAGAAACCCGGCCAAGCCTTCCATAAAATAGTCAACGCTCACATCTATGAAGACCAGCTAGAACTGATGCGTGACGTGCAACTAAAGCGCGAGCCTTACCCACTGCCAACCCTCAAAATCAACCCAGAGATCAAATCATTAAAAGACATCGAAACCTGGGTCACCATGGACGACTTTGAGATCGAAGGCTACCAATTCCACGAGCCCATCGCCTATCCTTTCTCCGTTTAA
- a CDS encoding peptidase domain-containing ABC transporter yields MSSHHSNEDHIALSGAVVHRLFTALRLGISKGDIESSLTAHDLQGLSPLDQLKGLLNRFNIKGIKGGAVAWRRFDRRQLPALICFDGQWWLASNDGDDILLQSDEGQADRVVSSGDLSDVSVLWLKRMSTGQKTETDAPTARKLILSALFQDKAWLGNVMVATVIVNVLAIATSLFALQVYDRVVPTLAYSTLTTLVVCMMGIVLLDWLLKRTRAKVLDSLAADVDMRLSKQVFHHLLHLRLDNQPNSLGTLNAQVNGLESVRQFFTSGIVFGLIDLPFAIMFIGFISMIGGVVGWVYALLFPIAILLGLVTQFRLKSLIKKQIMRSNERQGLLIDVIRGSESIRANNAGWRFSNEWEQITQSLASYQLRQKTISQLSTATTGSLSTIAYVAAVVVGVFQVEAGNLTMGGMIACSILGGRVINPIAQGVQYLVQWQSVSQSLDMVDQLLSLELERKPDQHLLVGEQQIDAVSIDSVRFAYTDSPVKHLDIESLSFNAGDRVLLVGPIGCGKSTLLKVLAGLYRPGEGRVMLGSLDLWEIDPQFVTSHVSYLPQNVHLFKGTLKSNLALSGTVSDTEMMDVVKALGVDKIAQGNPKGMELEVSEGGEGLSGGQRQLVALSRTITAKPTIWLLDEPTASLDGDSEKRVWEVLEKYIKPTDILVVSTHRPMLAAHIANRVLVMQQGKVVRDGTPAAVLPALMGSKTSTSTSTRSAAATSSASASSATASSTATSTRSKRGFNAI; encoded by the coding sequence GTGAGCAGTCATCATTCCAACGAAGATCACATTGCACTGAGTGGCGCGGTAGTACATCGCTTATTTACTGCATTAAGACTGGGTATCTCAAAAGGTGATATTGAGTCGTCGTTGACGGCGCACGACCTGCAGGGCTTATCGCCGTTAGATCAATTAAAAGGGTTGTTAAATCGTTTTAACATAAAGGGCATTAAAGGCGGGGCAGTGGCTTGGCGTCGCTTCGACCGTAGGCAGCTACCGGCTTTAATTTGCTTTGATGGGCAATGGTGGTTGGCGAGTAACGACGGCGATGACATTTTGCTGCAAAGCGATGAGGGCCAAGCGGATCGAGTGGTGTCGAGCGGTGATTTGTCTGATGTTTCAGTGCTTTGGTTAAAGCGAATGAGTACAGGGCAAAAGACTGAAACCGACGCTCCAACCGCCAGAAAGTTGATTCTAAGTGCGTTGTTCCAAGACAAAGCATGGTTGGGTAATGTGATGGTGGCAACGGTGATTGTGAATGTGTTGGCTATTGCCACTTCATTGTTTGCCTTGCAAGTATACGACCGTGTCGTGCCAACACTTGCCTATTCTACCTTGACAACGCTGGTGGTGTGCATGATGGGGATCGTCTTGCTGGACTGGCTCTTAAAGCGTACGCGCGCCAAGGTATTAGACAGTTTGGCGGCGGATGTGGATATGCGCTTGTCTAAGCAAGTTTTTCATCATTTATTGCACTTACGTTTAGATAATCAGCCAAATAGCCTAGGCACCTTAAATGCCCAAGTAAATGGACTTGAATCGGTTCGACAATTTTTTACCTCGGGGATTGTGTTTGGTCTAATTGATCTGCCATTTGCCATTATGTTTATTGGCTTTATTAGCATGATTGGTGGGGTGGTCGGCTGGGTGTACGCCTTGCTGTTTCCCATTGCGATTTTATTAGGCTTGGTGACGCAGTTTCGTTTAAAAAGTCTGATTAAGAAACAAATTATGCGTTCTAACGAGCGTCAAGGGCTGTTGATTGATGTAATTCGTGGTTCGGAGTCTATCCGCGCTAATAACGCTGGATGGCGTTTTTCAAATGAATGGGAACAAATTACCCAGTCGTTGGCATCTTATCAGCTGCGCCAAAAGACGATTAGCCAGCTAAGTACAGCCACCACTGGCAGCTTATCGACCATTGCTTATGTCGCGGCTGTCGTTGTGGGGGTGTTTCAGGTAGAAGCGGGAAATCTCACCATGGGCGGTATGATTGCGTGTAGCATTTTGGGTGGACGGGTGATTAATCCGATTGCTCAGGGCGTCCAGTATTTGGTGCAGTGGCAATCGGTTTCTCAGTCGTTGGATATGGTGGATCAGCTATTGTCCTTGGAGCTGGAGCGTAAGCCGGACCAGCACTTGTTGGTGGGGGAACAGCAGATTGATGCGGTATCGATTGATAGTGTGCGTTTCGCCTATACCGATTCGCCTGTTAAACATTTGGACATAGAGTCGTTGTCTTTTAATGCGGGCGATCGAGTGCTTTTAGTGGGGCCGATTGGCTGTGGTAAATCCACTTTGCTCAAAGTGCTGGCGGGTTTGTATCGACCCGGCGAAGGGCGAGTGATGTTAGGCTCGTTGGATTTGTGGGAAATTGACCCTCAGTTTGTTACCTCGCATGTGAGTTATCTGCCGCAAAATGTGCATCTCTTCAAAGGAACGCTGAAAAGTAATTTGGCTTTATCTGGCACGGTGAGTGATACCGAAATGATGGACGTGGTGAAAGCGTTGGGTGTCGATAAAATTGCCCAAGGCAATCCGAAAGGTATGGAGCTAGAGGTCTCCGAGGGCGGCGAAGGTTTGTCGGGTGGGCAGCGCCAACTGGTGGCGTTATCGCGGACTATCACCGCCAAACCGACGATTTGGTTGTTGGATGAGCCGACGGCGTCATTAGATGGCGACAGCGAAAAACGTGTGTGGGAAGTATTAGAAAAGTACATTAAGCCGACCGATATTTTGGTGGTGTCGACGCATCGACCTATGTTGGCCGCGCACATTGCGAATCGTGTTTTGGTGATGCAGCAAGGTAAGGTGGTGCGAGATGGCACGCCTGCTGCTGTGTTGCCTGCGCTGATGGGCAGTAAAACATCAACATCAACATCAACTCGTTCGGCTGCTGCGACTTCTTCTGCCTCGGCTTCTTCGGCGACGGCTTCTTCTACAGCGACATCCACTCGTAGCAAGCGAGGTTTCAATGCCATCTAA
- a CDS encoding HlyD family efflux transporter periplasmic adaptor subunit: MPSNSVPPNAVPSKPMMPHVVPASGMESDDLKDAHAADAAFGYHKKKRALVVWPLLVALVGFVVWADQFYIDEVAQAQGEVIASSRVQLIQSVDGGVIAELNVREGDRVEAGQRLGQLDQTRLKASVGETESRVFALKAKAIRLRAEILGDNNLVFSDDLLRRYQDTAQVETALFEQRRTGIKEELRTLTVSVSLANEELGIVKNLHKTGDVSSTEMLKAREALNAAEAKLINRKNQFLEDASAELAKVEDELGQSEQILARKQQELQDSVFIAKVPGIIKNVSVTTLGGVLRAGEEIMQIIPIDDELIVEAKIRPEDISRVQRGLAANIRLDPFDYTIYGGVEAKVVYVSADTLKEESSQGEEVYYRVHVVPLQLPIVTTIGREVEMLPGMTAQVSIKTDKRTVMDYLLKPLRKTLSQAFGEK, from the coding sequence ATGCCATCTAATTCTGTGCCGCCTAATGCCGTTCCATCTAAGCCCATGATGCCTCATGTTGTGCCAGCAAGTGGGATGGAAAGTGACGATTTAAAAGACGCTCATGCCGCGGATGCGGCCTTTGGTTATCATAAAAAAAAGCGCGCCTTGGTCGTGTGGCCTTTGTTGGTGGCACTTGTTGGTTTTGTGGTGTGGGCGGATCAGTTTTATATTGATGAAGTGGCTCAGGCTCAAGGCGAGGTAATCGCGAGCAGTCGAGTGCAGCTTATTCAATCGGTGGATGGTGGCGTGATTGCGGAGCTGAATGTGCGCGAGGGGGATCGAGTAGAAGCGGGTCAGCGGCTTGGTCAACTGGACCAAACGAGACTGAAAGCGTCCGTAGGAGAAACAGAGTCTCGTGTGTTTGCCTTAAAAGCCAAGGCGATACGCCTTAGAGCGGAGATTTTAGGTGACAATAATTTGGTGTTCTCTGACGATTTATTACGGCGCTATCAAGACACCGCGCAAGTGGAAACCGCATTGTTTGAACAACGTCGAACTGGGATAAAAGAAGAGCTACGTACGTTAACCGTTTCGGTTTCTTTGGCGAACGAAGAGCTTGGTATTGTGAAGAATTTACATAAAACGGGCGATGTCAGCAGCACTGAAATGCTGAAGGCCAGAGAAGCATTAAATGCCGCCGAAGCAAAATTGATCAATCGTAAAAACCAATTTCTCGAAGACGCCAGTGCAGAGCTGGCAAAAGTTGAAGATGAACTGGGGCAAAGTGAACAGATTCTCGCCAGAAAACAACAAGAGCTTCAAGACAGCGTTTTTATTGCTAAAGTGCCTGGCATTATTAAAAACGTCAGCGTGACAACGCTTGGTGGGGTGTTAAGAGCCGGTGAAGAAATCATGCAAATCATCCCCATAGACGATGAGTTGATTGTGGAGGCTAAAATTCGTCCCGAAGATATTTCTAGAGTGCAGCGGGGCTTGGCGGCCAATATTCGCTTAGATCCGTTTGATTACACTATTTATGGCGGCGTAGAAGCGAAAGTTGTGTATGTCAGTGCCGATACACTCAAAGAAGAGTCCTCTCAAGGCGAAGAGGTTTACTATCGTGTTCACGTGGTGCCTTTGCAGCTGCCTATCGTGACGACGATCGGACGCGAAGTGGAGATGCTACCCGGTATGACCGCGCAAGTATCGATTAAGACGGATAAACGAACCGTTATGGATTATTTGTTAAAACCTTTACGCAAGACATTGTCTCAGGCGTTTGGCGAAAAGTAG